From Paracoccus suum, the proteins below share one genomic window:
- the pheT gene encoding phenylalanine--tRNA ligase subunit beta, whose protein sequence is MKFTVSWLRDHLDSTAALSEITDALTDLGLEVEGVTDPAAKLTPFTVARIEHAEQHPDADRLRVCRVMTDEGEKQIVCGAPNARAGITVVLAKPGDYVPGIDTTLGIGKIRGVESHGMMASERELELSEEHEGIIELPSGEVGQKFVDWLAQNAPEKIDPVIEIKVTPNRPDALGIRGIARDLAARGLGTLRPEKTSAIEGTFDSPIKVIIDPAVATQNPVFAGRVIRGVTNGPSPEWLQRRLKAIGLRPISTLVDITNLFTFDLNRPLHVFDADKVAGDLHVRPARAGESILALDDKTYALPEGMIIIADDSGPESIAGIMGGAASGVSADTVNVFLESAYWDPITIAANGRRLKINSDARYRFERGVDPAFTIPGLDLATQMILDLCGGTASHAVTAGALPDTARAYRLDPARTQRLVGMDIPEADQRRTLEALGFRMDGDMAQVPSWRPDVQGEADLVEEIARIASLTRLKGVPLPRPAPGVPAPVLTAQQQREGAARRMAAALGYNECVSYSFIDGAAAALFGGGSEAVRLENPISSEMTHLRPDLLPGLLAAAARNQARGFMDLALFELGPVFAGGEPGEQAVHLTGLLVGAAAPRDPYNSQRPVDVYDAKADVEAILSTIGAPARTQIDRRLDGWWHPGRAGNMGLGKTRLASFGEVHPRVVKAMGIKGPAVAFTIHIANVPLPKTKTPTRPPLASSDLQAVERDFAFVVDPQVEALAIVNAAQGADKALIESVRVFDQFTGLADGRKSVAITARLQPRDKTLTEAEIEAVAAKIVEKVAKATGGALRS, encoded by the coding sequence ATGAAATTCACCGTCTCCTGGCTCCGTGATCATCTAGACTCCACCGCTGCGCTCTCTGAAATCACCGACGCCCTCACCGACCTCGGCCTCGAGGTCGAGGGCGTCACCGATCCCGCCGCCAAGCTCACCCCCTTCACCGTCGCGCGGATCGAGCATGCCGAGCAACATCCTGACGCCGACCGCCTCCGTGTCTGCCGCGTCATGACCGACGAGGGCGAAAAGCAGATCGTTTGCGGGGCGCCGAATGCGCGCGCCGGGATCACGGTCGTTCTAGCCAAGCCCGGCGACTATGTCCCCGGCATCGATACCACCCTCGGCATCGGCAAGATCCGCGGCGTCGAGAGCCACGGCATGATGGCCTCTGAGCGCGAGCTGGAGCTGTCGGAGGAGCATGAGGGCATCATCGAGCTGCCCTCGGGCGAGGTCGGGCAGAAATTCGTGGACTGGCTGGCGCAGAACGCGCCCGAAAAGATCGACCCGGTGATCGAGATCAAGGTCACGCCTAACCGGCCCGACGCGCTCGGCATCCGCGGCATTGCCCGCGACCTCGCGGCGCGGGGCCTCGGCACGCTGCGGCCGGAAAAGACGTCGGCAATCGAGGGCACCTTCGACAGCCCGATAAAGGTCATCATCGATCCGGCCGTGGCCACCCAGAACCCGGTCTTTGCCGGGCGCGTCATCCGCGGCGTCACGAACGGCCCCTCGCCCGAATGGCTGCAGCGGCGGCTGAAGGCGATCGGGCTGCGGCCGATCAGCACGCTGGTGGACATCACCAACCTCTTCACCTTCGATCTGAACCGGCCGCTGCACGTCTTTGATGCCGACAAGGTCGCGGGCGACCTGCATGTGCGCCCGGCGCGGGCGGGGGAAAGCATCCTCGCGCTCGACGACAAGACCTATGCTCTGCCCGAGGGCATGATAATCATCGCGGATGACAGCGGCCCCGAGAGCATCGCCGGGATCATGGGCGGCGCAGCCTCGGGCGTGTCAGCCGACACGGTGAACGTGTTCCTGGAAAGCGCCTATTGGGACCCTATCACCATTGCCGCCAACGGTCGCCGGCTGAAGATCAACAGCGATGCCCGCTATCGGTTCGAGCGCGGGGTTGATCCGGCCTTCACCATTCCGGGACTCGATCTGGCGACGCAGATGATCCTCGATCTGTGCGGCGGCACGGCCTCGCATGCCGTGACCGCTGGCGCGCTGCCGGACACCGCGCGTGCCTACCGGCTCGACCCGGCACGGACCCAGCGACTGGTGGGGATGGACATCCCGGAGGCCGATCAGCGCCGCACGCTGGAGGCGCTGGGCTTTCGCATGGACGGCGACATGGCGCAGGTGCCGAGCTGGCGCCCCGACGTTCAGGGCGAGGCTGACCTGGTCGAGGAAATCGCGCGCATCGCGAGCTTGACCCGCCTCAAGGGCGTGCCGTTGCCGCGTCCGGCGCCCGGCGTTCCGGCCCCGGTCCTGACCGCGCAGCAGCAGCGCGAGGGCGCGGCCCGGCGCATGGCGGCAGCGCTCGGCTATAACGAATGCGTCAGCTATAGCTTCATCGACGGCGCCGCGGCCGCCCTGTTCGGTGGCGGCAGCGAGGCCGTGCGGCTGGAAAACCCGATCAGCAGCGAGATGACGCATCTGCGGCCCGACCTGCTGCCCGGCCTCCTCGCGGCGGCGGCGCGCAACCAGGCGCGCGGGTTCATGGACCTCGCCCTGTTCGAGCTTGGCCCGGTCTTTGCCGGCGGCGAGCCGGGCGAGCAGGCCGTGCATCTGACCGGGCTGCTGGTTGGCGCGGCGGCGCCGCGCGATCCCTACAACTCGCAGCGGCCGGTGGATGTCTATGACGCCAAGGCCGATGTCGAGGCGATCCTGTCGACCATCGGCGCGCCCGCGCGCACCCAGATCGACCGCCGCCTCGACGGCTGGTGGCATCCGGGCCGCGCCGGCAACATGGGTCTGGGCAAGACCCGCCTCGCCAGCTTTGGCGAGGTTCATCCGCGCGTTGTGAAGGCGATGGGGATCAAGGGTCCCGCGGTCGCCTTTACCATCCACATCGCCAATGTGCCGCTGCCCAAGACCAAAACCCCGACCCGGCCGCCGCTGGCGAGTTCGGACCTTCAGGCGGTCGAGCGGGACTTCGCCTTCGTGGTCGACCCGCAAGTCGAGGCACTGGCGATCGTCAATGCCGCCCAGGGCGCGGACAAGGCGCTGATCGAAAGCGTGCGGGTGTTCGACCAGTTCACCGGCCTCGCGGACGGGCGCAAGTCGGTCGCGATCACCGCGCGCCTTCAGCCGCGCGACAAGACACTGACCGAGGCCGAGATCGAGGCGGTGGCCGCGAAGATCGTCGAAAAGGTCGCCAAGGCCACGGGTGGCGCGCTGCGGTCATAG
- a CDS encoding glutathione S-transferase N-terminal domain-containing protein, producing MQITDFPITRRWPPRHPERLQYYGLPTPNGVKVSVMLEELGLPYETHHIDIGEAADQMTPEFLSLSPNNKIPAILDPDGPGGKPLGLFESGAILIYLGDKTGRFLPKDGAERYHTLQWLMFQMGGVGPMFGQVGYFHRYKGKEIEDPRPRERYFAEANRLLGVLDRQLEGRDWITGEYSIADIATAPWVRNLRGNYNAAAETGLDNFANVGRWVTAWEARPAVQKGLTVGAA from the coding sequence ATGCAGATCACCGATTTTCCGATCACGCGGCGTTGGCCGCCCCGCCACCCTGAACGGCTGCAGTATTACGGGCTGCCGACGCCCAACGGCGTCAAGGTTTCGGTCATGCTCGAAGAGCTGGGCCTGCCCTATGAGACGCACCACATCGACATCGGCGAGGCCGCCGACCAGATGACGCCCGAGTTCCTGAGCCTCAGCCCCAACAACAAGATCCCCGCGATCCTCGATCCAGACGGACCGGGCGGGAAGCCATTGGGCTTGTTCGAATCAGGCGCGATCCTGATCTATCTTGGCGACAAGACCGGCCGCTTCCTGCCGAAGGACGGTGCAGAACGCTACCACACCCTGCAATGGCTGATGTTCCAGATGGGCGGCGTCGGGCCGATGTTCGGCCAGGTCGGCTATTTCCACCGCTACAAGGGCAAGGAGATCGAGGACCCGCGCCCGCGAGAGCGCTACTTTGCCGAGGCGAACCGCCTGCTGGGCGTCCTCGACCGGCAACTCGAGGGACGCGACTGGATCACGGGCGAATATTCGATCGCGGATATCGCGACCGCCCCTTGGGTTCGGAACCTGCGCGGCAATTACAACGCCGCAGCCGAGACCGGCCTCGATAACTTCGCCAATGTCGGCCGCTGGGTCACGGCCTGGGAGGCCCGGCCGGCGGTGCAAAAGGGCCTGACCGTAGGCGCTGCCTGA
- the mscL gene encoding large conductance mechanosensitive channel protein MscL codes for MIQEFKEFIARGNVMDMAVGIIIGAAFTAIVTSLVGDLINPLIGLITGGTDFSGYYAVLKGTVPEGATLQQARDAGASVFAYGAFLSAIINFLIIAFVVFLLVKAVNRIKETAIRKKEVAEVAAGPTQEELLAQIRDLLAERRATVGTPIPDRLA; via the coding sequence ATGATCCAGGAATTCAAGGAATTCATCGCCCGGGGCAATGTCATGGACATGGCCGTGGGCATCATCATCGGCGCCGCCTTCACGGCCATCGTCACCTCGCTGGTCGGTGACCTGATCAACCCCCTGATCGGCCTGATCACCGGCGGCACCGATTTCAGCGGCTATTACGCCGTCCTCAAGGGCACCGTCCCCGAGGGCGCGACCCTGCAGCAGGCGCGCGATGCCGGCGCCTCGGTCTTTGCCTACGGCGCGTTCCTGTCGGCCATCATCAACTTCCTGATCATCGCCTTTGTCGTCTTCCTGCTGGTCAAGGCCGTGAACCGGATCAAGGAAACCGCCATCCGCAAGAAGGAGGTGGCCGAGGTCGCCGCGGGTCCGACCCAGGAGGAACTGCTGGCCCAGATCCGCGACCTGCTGGCCGAACGTCGCGCCACGGTCGGAACGCCGATCCCCGACCGCCTCGCCTGA